The Patescibacteria group bacterium sequence AGATTTTTTGTTGCTATAAAATCTACTTTTTGGGGAACACCCTCTGCATTTTTTTTAGGTTCTCCTATACACGGTAGATTACCGCTTGTAAGAGTATTTATACCACCATATGTTGCAAGCCACATGCCGTCAATTAAAAGTCCGGCAATTGGATAGGAAAATGTGATGAGGATGATAGTGACTATGATCTTGGGTAGTTGATTTTGGATAGACATTACTGTGCGTGGATCTATCTTTACCCTTAGCAATAATACCAATTCCAATCAGTATAAAAATGATAATCAGGAAAATATAAGTAATATCGCGTATTCTTATCCACAAATCTCTAATCGCCTCAAGAGCAGTAAATCCAGATCCCGGATCAGTCTGTGCATGTGTCTCTCTGACAACTCCAAAGTTTGATGCCAAATACTCAAGATAACTGGTACTGCTTAGTGGCTGTCTAAAAAGATAGGCAATAGCGCTGGTGGAAAAGCCGACAACACCTCCTATCTGAGGATTTTGGGGATCTATCTTGTAGGAGCGTAACTCTCCTGTTTGCGGATCAGGTATCAGACAGGTATGGTAGGGATTAAGCACATCAAGTCCTGTGAGCTGGCAGATAAGTGCAGCTGAGATCTCAATAAGCTTTATTTGAGCTTTAGTACTATCTATAGTTAAGGGTGCTGCTGATGGATAAGTATTATTAGGATAGGGATCTACTCCCTGCGCAAAAGCATGAGATGCACTAAGACTATACCAACTTATTAATATAAAAAGACACAGGATTGTTTTGAAAAGTAAAAATTTCACTCGGGCAGACATATATTCTTAGTTTGAGCTATTTATAAAATGTTGTCAAGCTGAGTGCTACTAAGCGTCTAGCAGGTTATTAAAAACCTGTCATTTCGAGTTTGTCGTACCAGTGTTAATTTGCTATACTTTATAGCCCGGAGAGGTCGCATAGTGGTCTAGTGCGGATGTCTTGAAAACATCTGTGGGCGCAAGCTCACCGCGAGTTCGAATCTCGCCCTCTCCGCTTAACTAAATAATAAAATTATCTCTTTTCTCTATTTTCTTTTTAGACAAATTCTATTTATAACATTATCACAATTTCCTTGACTCTTGATGTGATCTAGAGTAGAGTAAAATTATGGAAAAAAATTTTATGAATACTACGTTTACTACCGATGTTTCACAGGAGCAAAATTTAGCTGATCAATCTTACCAACAGCAAAATGAGGTAAATCCTCAGCAATTCGATTACAATGAAGTAAAAACACTTCTCTCATGGTCTGCTCCAGGAAGACCTTTCACCAAAAAAAGCAAACATTACTATTTGAATATCCTAACTATTATGCTTCTTATTCAGATTATTTTATTCCTCTTTGGGCAATATGTTTTAATGATGCTTGTGCTGAGTGTAGTATTCCTTGCTTATGTATTAGGATCAGTTGCTCCAAGATACTTTCATTACAAAATTACATCAGAGGGTATTATGGTGGAGGATCATTTTTTTATTTGGGATGAGTTGTATGATTTTTACTTTAAGAGAAAAAACGGTGAGGATGTGCTCATAGTTGGGACCAAGGCATTTTTTCCAGGAGAATTAATGCTCGTTTTGGGAGAACTGCATAAAGAGCAGGTAAAATCTATTCTTCTTCCTTATCTTCCCTATCGTGAGTATGTCAAGCCAACATTTACAGAAAAAGCAGCAGAGTGGCTGGAGAAAAATTTTCCTCTTGATAAGCACCAAACACCATCCCAAGTCTAGTTTTTATTTGCTTCGTATTCCATAATTGAGTAAAATACAGCAAACTGCAATTATTAGGTGCATGCACCCGTAGCTCTCGGCCCGAGGCCGATCGTCCTTTGGACGAAGCTGGAAAATATTAAGAGGTTATGTATTATGTATACTTTGCAAAGAGTTTAAAGAATTTAAAAGTATATGTTGGTTCTACGAGTAAAGAACCGCAAGTTAGAGTTAATGAACATAATGCAGGAGCTAATGTTTGGACTAAACATAATGGACCTTTTGAGTTAATTTATTTCGAAGAATACTTATGCAAACAAGATGCAGAAAAGAAAGAGAGATTCTACAAAACTGGATTTGGAAAGAGGATAAAATACGCAATAATACACGAAATCTCTCAGTAACATGCACCCGTAGCTCAGCTGGATAGAGCATCAGATTGCGGATCTGAAGGTCGGTGGTTCGAATCCACTCGGGTGTACCAAATTAAGGAGGGATCGCATAGTGGTTTAGTGCGGCGGTTTCGAAAACCGCTGTCAGGAGTAATCCTGACCGGGAGTTCGAATCTCCCTCCCTCCGCTTCAATACAAGGATTTTTATTAAATTTGTATCATCTATTCCACAGATCATTTCTCAAGATTTTTGTAAAGTCATTGTGTATCTTGTTGAAGAGAACATTATATTGCAGATCTAAACTTATCCTGAGCAGTTGGAGAATGGAGTTTTCGCTTGCTTGATAAGCGTTGAACGAGGTTTAAATCCTCTCTCGGAACACTCAGAAAAGTTTTTTTACGTTGAAATCTTAAAGATTGAGTCGTGACTTCGAGTACGCTATAATGACTCAATCTTTATGAAGTTTGAGTTTTCAGCTGGCGGTGTTGTTTTTAGAAAAAAGCCCTCAGCGATTTTGGGGAAAATGGCAATCGAGGTGCTTCTTGGACAACATTCACAGCATCGTGGCTGGGTGTTCCCCAAAGGGCTTATTGGGGATATAAAAAAGGGTGAGTTAAAAGAGGAGACAGCAATACGCGAAGTAAAGGAGGAAACAGGTATCACTGCTCGAATTCTCAAAGAGCTTACTCCCATTGAGTATTGGTATGAGTGGCAGGGTGAGAAAAGAAAAAAGAAAGTGTATTATTTTTTGATGGAGTATGTAAGCGGTGATACCAAAGATCATGATTTTGAGATGGCAAATGTCGAATGGGTGCCAATTGATAAGGTAGAGAATCGTCTTACCTTTGCATCAGATAAAAAAGTATGGCAAGAGGCAAAAAAATTAATATTAGGAATGTAATTTGGTAAATTATGGAGGTGTCGCCTAGTTGGTCCATGGCGCAGCACTGGAAATGCTGTGAGCCAAAAGCTCACGTGGGTTCGAATCCCACCACCTCCGCAAGGTTTAATTTTTTGATGGTTTTTTTGTATTTTGAATTTAAATTTTGCAATTTTACCAATTGATTTTTAATTTTCTTCAGAAAAATAAAAAAGGCTCCCATTAGATAAGGAGCCTTTTTCTGCCTGAAAAAACTATTATCCCTTTTTCTCTTTAGATGCAACCTTAATTTTTTTAGGAGCTGCTTTTTGTACTTTTTTAAATTTGAGAGTTAAGACGCCGTTTTCAAGCTCTGCGGTTGGCTCGTCATCGCTAACTACTCCCTGTGGCAGACGGAAGGAGTAATTGTAGGATTTAGCCATAGAAGACATGAAGTAGCGGCGCTTATCTTTCTCTTCTGTTTTTTCCTCAGAAGTAGCGCTGATGCGAACTACACCATCATCTACAGAGACATCAATTTTATCTTCAGGAATACCAGGTAGAGCTGCCTCAGCAACTATAGCATCCTCTGTCTCATAGAGGTTGAGTCCTTGTCCAGCAAGTCTTGAAAGTACAGGGAGAGTAGGAAGATCCCAATCCTCTTCAAGAAATGATTGCAGATTCCATGGAGTCCATCTAATCAGTGCCATCTTTCTCACCTCCTTTCTTGCACAAGGTAAAAAATTTCAAAGAAATTTCAGAGTACATTTTGCTTGGGAATAAATTTCCCAACACAACAATATTAGCACTCTTATAACACAATTGCTAAAATTCTGTCAAGACACTAAATTACTAGAGGATTATAAAAGAAATACCTAAGATAATAAAAAGAAATCCTGCAATTCTTGCGATTATATATTTTTTGGTTGAGTGAGCAAACAAATTTCCAAGTTTAACAGCTGCAAATGATAGAAGTGAGAGGGCTGTAATTGCTCCTAAAAATACAAAAAGAGGTTTAAAACGTGTGGCAAAAAAAATAGTAGTAAGCTGTGTTTTATCGCCCCATTCTGAGAGTAAAACTAGAATAAATCCAGAGAGAAATATATTGCCATTAGTATTATTGGTATTTATTTTCTCCTTAGCCTTAAAAAAAGCTTTTATACCAAAAAGAATGAAAAGAGTACCTGAGAGTAGTTTTACTAATATTGTTGGCAAGACTTTGTTTATAAAATCTCCTGCAAATATAGCAATTCCTGTAAGAAGACAAAATGCCAAAATTACACCAAGGAAAAGTTGGGTATGTTTTTTTGTTTGTGTTGCTAAAAGTAGAATTGCCATCTGACTTTTATCAAACACTTCTGCAATGGCAATTGTTAAAAAGGGAATTAAGAATGATTCCATGTTACTGCTTAAAAAATGTTCCCACTAGATAGGCAAGGGAGGCTGCAACTCCTCCTACTAAGACAATTTCAAAAATTGAGCGTAGCGCACTCTCTCGAGTGATCCTCCAGCGTAATCCTCCTAAAATAACAAGTGCAGAAAATGTTGCTAAAAGCGAGTAGGAAAATGCTTTATCAAGGGGTACCTGCAGTACGTAGGGTATGAGTGGTATAAAGCCAAAAAAGACAAATGAGAGAAATGTTGCTAAAGCTGTCAGTGTAGGATTTTCCTGAAGCGGATTTGCCAGCTCGAGCTCATCATTCATCATAAATCGTACCCAATAATCTTCATTGGTCATGTATATCTTTGCCAATGTTTCTGCTTGTTCTTGTGTAAATCCGCGTGACTGCAAGATATCAATTGTTTCTGCTTTTTCCATTTCAGGATTGGTTTGAATTTCATGGCGCTCTTTTGCCTCTTCTGCTCTATATACATCTTGTTCTGCTCGAAGAGAGAGAAAACTACCCAGTCCCATAGATGCTCCATCAGCAAAAAGATTGGCTACTCCAAAAAGGAGTACTGTGAGAAATGAATAATCTGCTATATTTTGTCCAAGGTTTGCTCCTGAAAAACCAGCTACTACAGCAAAGGTAGTCACTATTCCATCATTCCCACCATAGACAATTTCTTTAAGATATGTTTGCAGGGGAGAGGCTTTGTGTTCTTTTTTGAGGTGCTCAATTAATTCTTGTGAACGTTTTGTCATTTTCAAATTTTGCAAGATTATTTAGTTTTACTCTTAAAAATTTGCGAGTCTGTGAGCATAATTATGCTGATTTTAATCGATATAATATCATTTTATTATACAAGAAATAATTAAATAATTTGGCATATTGCAAATTATGTTCACTTTCCGATAAAGATAGTGCCTCAAAGCGGCTTGTTGATCAAATTTACTTTTCCAACTTGCAAAATCGTAAGATGCGACCTGCAGTTAGTTCATCCAAAGATATTTTTTAAAACCGCTGCCATAAATAACTGTTCTGAAATAAAGTTCAGTTGGCTATGATTACTCATTAGCCAATAAAGCGGAGGAGACAGGATTCGAACCTGCGCGAGCCCTTTTAGAGGCTCAGAGGCTTAGCATGCCCCCGCAATGGACCAACTATGCGACTCCTCCATCCTCTCTTTAAACAGTTTTTGAGTTTGTTCTGAAATATTCAGAATCAATTTTTTAATTTTACTCTTTAAATACTTATCATTTGAGAGGAGTTTTGGATGTTTATTATATCATTCAAAAATGTAGATTTGCTACACTCAAATTGTGGACATTTGGAGTATTTTCTTTCCGAAAAAATGTATTGGTTGTGGTATTTTTGGAGCGTATCTTTGCAGTAATTGTTTTTCTAGGATTGAATTTACAGTCAGTTCTGTTTGCGCAGTCTGCAGCAAGCCGTCGCTAGATGGCAGAACCCATCCTTTTTGTAAAGGTAGATACGATATTGATGGAGTCATAGCAGGTGTAGTGTATAAAGGAATTATCAAAAGACTTCTGTATCAGTTTAAATTTAAACCCTACCTTTTTGATTTGCGAGCAACTATTGCTGATCTTTTTTATGAAAGCCTTATTCAACACGAAGTATTTATGCAGATTGAAAAAGACAATGCCATTTTTTCTCCTATCCCATTGCATCAGAGGAAATTACAGATCAGAGGTTATAATCAAGCAGAACTTCTCGCCAGAGATCTTGCTGAGCGTTTTTTACTCCCTGTAAAAACTCTACTTAAAAGGAAAAAAGAAACAACATCACAAGTTGGTAAAACAAGGAAAGAAAGACGCATAAATTTGCAAGGTGCGTTTGAAATTAATTGTGAGATAGATGAAAAAAATATTTTTTTAGTTGATGATGTAGTGACCTCTGGTGCTACGCTCAATGAAGCTGCGAAGACTCTGAAAAAAGCAGGGGCGGAAAAAGTTTGGGGTCTTGCCTTTGCTCATGGTGAGTAAGGTCGAATAAAAAGAATTTGAGTAGAAATTTTTTAGTTAATTTACGGAATTAGTTTCTTATAAAGTAAAATAGCAAAAGGCTTGTAATAACTTTATACTCAAATAAAATAAACCACAAAAAATGTCCCTACTGATTAATAATCTTTTAGGGACATTTTATTATTTTTTTACAACAAATTTAGTCTTTGGTTAGTCGGGACTAGGGTAAATTGTGGAGATGTCCGGGTATGATCCGGAGTCCGAAAGAGCATCTTAAAAAACATCTACAAGCTTAGTCGATTTTTGTTAGTCACGAAGCTTTTGCCAATCGACAGGTAGAGCTCCATCAAGGTGAAAAAGATCCAACAATGACTTCACCAGTGTCATTGTTTTGACCCAACTAGTTTTTTGCCCAAAACATTCCGTTGGGTGAATGCAATGGACAGTCGTTCAACCCTTGTTATGCAGCAAGTGCATATGCAGGTTGTACTGCAGTAAAGGAAGAACGAACACCGTCAGCTGCCTTGAGGGCAAATTGACGGATGCTGCGGATTGAATCGCTAGCATTTATTGTTTTGATTCTGTTTTATCGGACAAATGCCGATCAGCCAATGGCTGACGACTGATTAATCAAAGTCGGCTTGCAGTTTTTAAGGTACTCGTTTCGTCGAATCAAATCATCCCCCCTTATCTTACGAAGTAAAGTCTTCTAAATTTCTTAAGATAAGGGAGAATATTGACTCTTTTATCCGTTTTTTATAGCTCTTTGTATCTCTCTTTCCAGATCGCGTTTTTTGATCTTTTCTTTTTTATTAAATTGTTTTCTTGGTTTGGCAAGAGCTAATTCTACCTTAATAAGGTTGTTGGTAGTATACATCGAGACAGGCACAATTGTCAAATTAGATCCTTCTGTTTTTGTTTTGAGAGCAATGATTTCTTTTTTGTGTAAGAGTAATTTTCTTGTTCGACTTTGGTCATAGTCAGTGGTGCGTGCGTATTCGTAAGGGAAAATTTTGGCATTCACCAAATATGCTTCACTACCGATGATTTTAATGAAACTACCCGTAAGATCAGCATGCCCCAAGCGTACAGCCTTGACTTCTTGACCTTGCAAATTGATACCAGCCTCCAACCGTTCAAGAAGTTCATAATCATAATGTGCTCGTTTGTTAATAATTTTTATCATAGTAAAATTGCCTTTTAATTTTATTGCTTTATTTCTAGACTATTTTTAGATTAAAAAATGAATTGAAAAATTGTTTGTGAGCTCATAATACTAGAATCAGTGCTGAAAGTAAATAAAGTAGGTTATTTCAAAGAAAGTGAATAAAATTTGCCTGATGCTAGGAGAAAGGCAGTTTTTTCATCTTTTGATATATTTATAAATTGTGTCTTTTTTAGAATATCAGCTTGATAAGATGCACGATAATTTCCATCTTTTCCAATTTTTATAAGTAGACCAGTTGCACTATCAATTAGATAAATTGAAGAAAACCCCTCAGCTGTTAGAATAAAGGATGGTTTTTGCAGTTTTTGTTCCAGTCCTGTGATTGAGAAAACATCTTTTTTACCCCTAGTATATTTATTAACTGATCCATCGGCAAAGAGTATCCATATTGAGCTATCAATGGCAAAGGAAACTGCATTATTTAATGAAGGAGTGTCTTCTTTAAAGTAGCTTGTTTTTACATATTCTGAGGTAGTAGGAACGAATTTGAGAATATCTTTTCCTTTTTCCAGGATATAAAAATTTCCCGAGAAAGTATGCAGACCTAACACATTGTCCCAGAAATTATTGTTAGTAATCAGCGTTTTTTTAGCACCTGTATCCTTGTTTATTGCAAAGAGGGCTTTATCTGTTAGTACGTAATAATTTTTCTCATCTTCAGTGGCAGCTAGAGCATCTTTTGTTTTTGCAAGAAGTGAGAGAAGCGGGACATCTTCTTCTTTTATCTCTTTGGGCTTAATGCGAAAACTGTTTTCTGTGTCAGTTAACTTTTCATCAATAAGTTTCTCAAGCTGTGCTAGTTGTTCATATTCTTTGGTACCTTTTTTGAGTTTTAGAGAGCCTTCTTTAATGATAGATTTGGCTTTTTGAAAGTCATCACGTGCGAGAGATGCGTTAAGACTGAGGATGCTTTCTCCTTCATCATATTTTTGTTTTGCTTGTGTGTAAATCTGATTGAAAAGTTGTTTGTTATGTTCGTTTTCCTGGTTTGTTTTGAAAAGGTAGATACTAATCAGAAGAACGATTGAAAGTATTACAGCAACTGTTCCGTAGAGTTTGTTTTTGTGTGATAATCGTTGCCATAGTGCTAAGATATAAGAGAAAAGAGACTTGAGTGTACTGGAGTACCTTTTAGGGGTAATATCCGATTTGATATCAACCTTTAATTCTTCATTTGTTATTTCTTTTGGTGCCTCTTCTATGCTTTGTAATTCTTTTAAACTGGACATTGAGAGATTCTTTTCGTCCTCTTCTAGACTAGAAACATAATCCTCTGTATTTTCAAATGAACTGGGTATTCCTTGTACAGTAATAATAATTGATGCTGCTGTTGTTACTCCTTCTTTAGTCACATGTAGGTGAGGAGTAAGTGCTTCTGCAATTTCATTGGGAAGTGTATATTCTAGTGCTTTATGTAAAGTTTTGGGAGATATAGAATCAAGGAATTCTCCTGTTTCAATGATAATAAGATCGTTGTTCTTTAAATACCCAGATGCACTAAGAATCTCTTTTGAAGATGTACTCTCTTTATTTTCAAGAAGAGTTCCCAGCTTATTATCCCTTTTAAGAATAATTTTTCCTTTACCAACTAAAAATAGATAGAGAATAGTATCTTTACTATATGCAAGA is a genomic window containing:
- a CDS encoding membrane protein produces the protein MTKRSQELIEHLKKEHKASPLQTYLKEIVYGGNDGIVTTFAVVAGFSGANLGQNIADYSFLTVLLFGVANLFADGASMGLGSFLSLRAEQDVYRAEEAKERHEIQTNPEMEKAETIDILQSRGFTQEQAETLAKIYMTNEDYWVRFMMNDELELANPLQENPTLTALATFLSFVFFGFIPLIPYVLQVPLDKAFSYSLLATFSALVILGGLRWRITRESALRSIFEIVLVGGVAASLAYLVGTFFKQ
- a CDS encoding hydrolase, whose amino-acid sequence is MKFEFSAGGVVFRKKPSAILGKMAIEVLLGQHSQHRGWVFPKGLIGDIKKGELKEETAIREVKEETGITARILKELTPIEYWYEWQGEKRKKKVYYFLMEYVSGDTKDHDFEMANVEWVPIDKVENRLTFASDKKVWQEAKKLILGM
- a CDS encoding UPF0016 family membrane protein, which codes for MESFLIPFLTIAIAEVFDKSQMAILLLATQTKKHTQLFLGVILAFCLLTGIAIFAGDFINKVLPTILVKLLSGTLFILFGIKAFFKAKEKINTNNTNGNIFLSGFILVLLSEWGDKTQLTTIFFATRFKPLFVFLGAITALSLLSFAAVKLGNLFAHSTKKYIIARIAGFLFIILGISFIIL
- the comF gene encoding competence protein F is translated as MDIWSIFFPKKCIGCGIFGAYLCSNCFSRIEFTVSSVCAVCSKPSLDGRTHPFCKGRYDIDGVIAGVVYKGIIKRLLYQFKFKPYLFDLRATIADLFYESLIQHEVFMQIEKDNAIFSPIPLHQRKLQIRGYNQAELLARDLAERFLLPVKTLLKRKKETTSQVGKTRKERRINLQGAFEINCEIDEKNIFLVDDVVTSGATLNEAAKTLKKAGAEKVWGLAFAHGE
- the smpB gene encoding SsrA-binding protein; this encodes MIKIINKRAHYDYELLERLEAGINLQGQEVKAVRLGHADLTGSFIKIIGSEAYLVNAKIFPYEYARTTDYDQSRTRKLLLHKKEIIALKTKTEGSNLTIVPVSMYTTNNLIKVELALAKPRKQFNKKEKIKKRDLEREIQRAIKNG
- a CDS encoding heat-shock protein Hsp20; protein product: MALIRWTPWNLQSFLEEDWDLPTLPVLSRLAGQGLNLYETEDAIVAEAALPGIPEDKIDVSVDDGVVRISATSEEKTEEKDKRRYFMSSMAKSYNYSFRLPQGVVSDDEPTAELENGVLTLKFKKVQKAAPKKIKVASKEKKG